Proteins encoded by one window of Clostridium perfringens:
- a CDS encoding metallophosphoesterase family protein, with product MKKVKILHCSDIHFDTPFKELPKEIGTMRRAELRESFSKIINRGIDEKVDLVLLAGDLFDNDTIEKSTLTFIKDQMDKLKKHNIRVFISAGNHDPYNKKSFYNMVNLGENVHIFKDEIERIEIPELNTVVYGASFKEKYIKESNLKEFTPKEEDKDLVKIMVLHGDLGNNETGEYNPLLFKEIEESKMDYIALGHIHKFSGIKRIGNTYYAYSGCPEGRGFDEEGDKGIILGEVSLGVVDLDFIKTNKREYFLKEIDISNCKTKEEVIDKILNTISKESREKNLFKIILKGNIEESFKIDSDLIENLIRDKFFYCKIVNSTRMKIDIDEMSNEYSIKGIFCSLIKDALESNEEDEEILDIAFRIGMESILDGEVNLNDN from the coding sequence GTGAAAAAGGTAAAAATATTGCATTGTAGTGATATTCATTTTGATACTCCTTTTAAAGAGTTACCAAAGGAAATTGGTACAATGAGGAGAGCTGAGTTAAGAGAAAGCTTTAGTAAAATAATAAATAGAGGAATTGATGAAAAAGTTGATTTAGTTCTTTTAGCGGGAGACCTTTTTGACAATGATACTATAGAAAAGAGTACTCTTACTTTTATAAAGGATCAAATGGATAAACTTAAAAAACATAATATAAGAGTATTTATTTCAGCAGGAAATCATGACCCATATAATAAAAAATCTTTTTATAATATGGTTAACTTAGGCGAAAATGTTCATATATTTAAGGATGAAATTGAAAGAATAGAAATACCTGAATTAAATACTGTTGTTTATGGAGCATCCTTTAAGGAAAAATATATAAAAGAGTCAAATCTTAAGGAGTTTACTCCAAAAGAAGAGGATAAGGATTTAGTAAAAATAATGGTTTTACATGGTGATTTAGGGAATAATGAAACAGGAGAGTATAATCCCTTATTATTTAAGGAAATAGAAGAGAGTAAGATGGATTATATTGCTTTAGGACATATTCATAAATTTTCAGGAATAAAAAGAATCGGTAATACCTATTATGCATATTCAGGATGTCCAGAGGGAAGAGGATTTGATGAAGAAGGAGATAAAGGAATAATATTAGGAGAGGTATCCCTTGGAGTTGTAGACCTAGATTTTATAAAGACTAATAAAAGAGAGTATTTTCTTAAGGAAATTGATATATCAAATTGTAAAACTAAAGAAGAGGTTATAGATAAGATACTTAATACTATTTCAAAAGAATCAAGAGAAAAAAATCTATTTAAAATCATCTTAAAAGGGAATATAGAAGAGTCTTTTAAAATAGATAGTGATTTAATAGAAAACTTAATTAGAGATAAATTCTTTTACTGTAAGATTGTAAATTCTACTAGAATGAAAATAGATATTGATGAAATGAGCAATGAGTATTCAATTAAGGGTATTTTTTGTTCTTTAATCAAGGATGCTTTAGAATCTAATGAAGAGGATGAAGAGATACTAGATATAGCTTTTAGAATTGGTATGGAGAGTATTTTAGATGGAGAAGTGAATTTAAATGATAATTAA
- a CDS encoding AAA family ATPase — MIIKKINVKSFGKLKNKEIELKDGLNIIYGENESGKSTLQSFIKVMLYGVDNKRGKKTLSDRAKYTPLGEGSFSGELLVEDNGEEILIDRSFGKTKKYDEGNILNNITGEKINKYSWQEPGKDVFNLSSEGFKNTLFISQMGCTVESSKQDDVLNKIINILECGADEVSYKKIKNNLEENKKSLTNSRKTGKLDLLRIKESELLEERYKRVKIHEENIENELYLKGLKEKRTDLNLKIEELELHKKNLKKSELKNEYENINEYLNKKEKLEEELKVLLEELKGVQAICDLKKLNNLRDEFKNYEFLKESLKEKEDKIDKLKESIYEYNEKLKSYGILNEISNNLETKLIELRIEDDRLRENYQVIQKVKEELYQLNEKKDDFLSHLNALKLNDNLVLQIEKDLDKYNNEKIYPSINVNLKDEKNIIEEESKSFSRKIFLFRVGEVISILLCAFLFISYFKSENIITLALSILGMLLFIFLLAKSSLNKKEKNNISKRINEIDELINEKKEIEVLKSKIDEYKQFLKVKDEYSIKETLEDYRFIKKELDILYVEIKEKEKSLILLKEDETKEKILSNEAFIDKLLRVTGAGSIDEILELSREKKSQEDLLIRKKSEFNEIKEDLNQLNNRRLEIEGKIKAYLENTSLQNITLDEVYSRLEEIEAKIEYKEGLKNKLNSVEENCNLLLKGRDILEVKNGLSYEESEIKNEVYNSEEEILNEIKLKNNDLLNIEKEIKDVEYLISSKELTCRSLFLIDEEIAEVKERIKSLEKKLKGVEIATNYMEKAFKELQKSFGPVINKKVEDIFKDVTKGAYKDLRVSEDYNLVVKDTKSNKIMDASYLSSGTYDQIYLALRLGIIDIIFEDKKVPIILDESFTQYDDNRLKTMLDIIYKRVYKNQIILFTCQKREINILKDKEKVNIIEL; from the coding sequence ATGATAATTAAGAAAATAAATGTGAAGTCCTTTGGAAAATTAAAAAATAAAGAAATAGAATTAAAAGATGGATTAAACATAATATATGGTGAAAATGAAAGTGGAAAAAGTACATTACAATCTTTCATAAAGGTAATGTTATATGGAGTTGATAATAAAAGAGGCAAAAAAACTTTATCAGATAGAGCAAAGTACACACCATTAGGGGAAGGAAGTTTTTCAGGAGAGTTACTTGTAGAGGATAATGGTGAAGAAATTTTAATAGATAGAAGTTTTGGTAAAACAAAAAAATATGATGAGGGAAATATATTAAATAATATAACTGGAGAAAAGATAAATAAATACTCATGGCAAGAACCTGGTAAGGATGTATTTAATCTTTCTAGCGAGGGATTTAAGAATACTCTATTTATAAGTCAAATGGGGTGTACTGTAGAGAGTTCAAAGCAGGATGATGTATTAAATAAAATTATTAATATCTTAGAATGTGGAGCTGATGAGGTTTCTTATAAAAAAATAAAAAATAATTTAGAGGAAAATAAAAAGTCCTTAACTAATTCAAGAAAAACAGGAAAACTTGATTTATTAAGAATTAAAGAAAGTGAGCTTTTAGAAGAAAGATATAAAAGAGTAAAAATTCATGAGGAAAATATAGAAAATGAGCTTTACTTAAAAGGATTAAAAGAAAAAAGAACTGACTTAAATTTAAAAATAGAAGAATTAGAATTACATAAGAAAAATTTAAAAAAATCAGAATTAAAAAATGAGTATGAAAATATAAATGAGTATTTAAATAAAAAAGAAAAATTAGAAGAGGAATTAAAAGTTTTATTAGAAGAGTTAAAAGGTGTACAAGCTATATGTGATTTGAAAAAGTTAAATAACTTAAGAGATGAGTTTAAAAATTATGAGTTTCTAAAAGAATCACTAAAAGAAAAGGAAGATAAAATAGATAAGTTAAAAGAATCTATTTATGAGTATAATGAAAAATTAAAGAGTTATGGAATTTTAAATGAAATATCAAATAATTTAGAAACTAAATTAATAGAGCTTAGGATTGAAGATGATAGATTAAGAGAAAATTATCAAGTTATTCAAAAGGTAAAAGAAGAGCTTTATCAGTTAAATGAAAAGAAAGATGATTTTTTAAGTCATTTAAATGCTTTAAAATTAAATGATAATTTGGTGTTACAAATAGAAAAGGATTTAGATAAATATAATAATGAAAAAATATATCCTTCAATAAATGTAAACTTAAAAGATGAGAAGAATATTATTGAAGAGGAAAGTAAAAGTTTTTCAAGAAAAATTTTTCTCTTTAGAGTTGGGGAAGTAATAAGTATTTTATTATGTGCTTTCTTATTTATATCCTATTTCAAGAGTGAAAATATAATCACTTTAGCACTTTCAATTTTAGGTATGTTATTATTTATATTTTTATTAGCTAAAAGTAGCTTAAATAAAAAAGAAAAAAATAATATAAGTAAAAGAATAAATGAAATAGATGAGCTTATAAATGAGAAAAAGGAAATAGAAGTATTAAAAAGTAAAATTGATGAATATAAACAATTCCTTAAGGTAAAAGATGAGTATTCTATTAAAGAAACTTTAGAGGATTATAGATTTATTAAAAAAGAGTTAGATATTCTCTATGTAGAAATTAAGGAAAAAGAGAAAAGTTTGATTTTATTAAAAGAAGATGAAACTAAGGAAAAAATATTAAGTAATGAAGCTTTTATAGATAAGTTACTAAGAGTTACAGGGGCAGGTTCTATAGATGAAATCTTAGAACTTTCAAGGGAAAAGAAAAGCCAGGAAGATTTATTAATAAGAAAAAAATCAGAATTTAATGAGATTAAGGAAGATTTAAATCAATTAAATAATAGAAGATTAGAAATAGAAGGGAAAATAAAAGCTTATTTAGAAAATACATCACTACAAAATATTACTTTAGATGAAGTATATTCTAGATTAGAAGAAATAGAAGCTAAAATAGAATATAAGGAAGGCTTAAAAAATAAGTTAAATAGTGTAGAAGAAAATTGCAATCTATTACTTAAGGGAAGAGATATTTTAGAAGTTAAAAATGGACTTTCATATGAGGAATCAGAGATTAAAAATGAAGTTTATAATAGTGAAGAAGAAATCTTAAATGAAATAAAATTAAAAAATAATGACTTGTTAAATATTGAAAAAGAAATAAAGGATGTAGAATATTTAATTAGTAGCAAAGAGTTAACCTGTAGAAGTTTATTTTTAATAGATGAAGAGATAGCGGAAGTTAAGGAAAGGATTAAGTCCTTAGAGAAAAAACTTAAGGGGGTTGAGATTGCAACAAACTACATGGAAAAAGCCTTTAAGGAACTTCAAAAAAGTTTTGGACCTGTTATAAATAAAAAGGTAGAAGATATCTTTAAAGATGTAACTAAGGGTGCTTATAAAGATTTAAGAGTATCAGAAGATTATAACTTAGTTGTTAAGGATACAAAAAGCAATAAAATTATGGATGCTTCTTATCTAAGTAGTGGAACATATGACCAAATATATTTAGCATTGAGACTTGGCATAATAGACATAATATTTGAAGATAAAAAAGTTCCAATAATATTAGATGAAAGTTTTACTCAGTATGATGATAATAGATTAAAAACTATGTTAGATATAATATATAAGAGAGTTTATAAAAATCAAATAATTTTATTTACATGCCAAAAAAGAGAAATAAATATTCTTAAAGATAAGGAAAAAGTAAATATAATAGAGCTTTAA
- a CDS encoding metal ABC transporter substrate-binding protein produces the protein MRRKLVSIFLGVTMAAFFVGCQSAKTAENKKDNGKVDVTVSIEPLREFTEIVGGDKVNVKTMVPNGTEPHDFEPKTQDLLELNKAKVFVYNGLGMEHWKEQVLNTMENKDVKVVEASKGAEVLKEGDKVDPHLWLSLDGAKIEAQNIKDALVEVDSDNKSYYEENFKKFAEKLDSLANEYKEKFNGLANKDFVTGHAAFGYLCREFGLKQVSVENLFGEGEITPQKMQEIVEFCKKNDIKTIFMPELASEKISQTLANEVGGKIEKIYTLESNEDGISYIDAMKENLSKIYNALSSQK, from the coding sequence ATGAGAAGGAAATTAGTATCGATTTTTTTAGGAGTAACAATGGCTGCTTTTTTTGTTGGGTGTCAAAGTGCTAAAACAGCAGAAAATAAAAAGGATAACGGTAAGGTTGATGTCACTGTAAGTATTGAACCTTTAAGAGAGTTTACTGAAATAGTTGGTGGAGATAAGGTAAATGTTAAGACTATGGTTCCAAATGGAACAGAGCCACATGATTTTGAACCAAAAACTCAAGATTTATTAGAGTTAAATAAGGCTAAGGTTTTTGTTTATAATGGATTAGGTATGGAACATTGGAAAGAGCAAGTTCTTAATACAATGGAAAATAAAGATGTGAAAGTGGTTGAAGCTTCTAAAGGGGCTGAAGTATTAAAAGAAGGTGATAAGGTAGATCCTCATCTTTGGTTAAGCTTAGATGGAGCTAAAATAGAAGCTCAAAACATAAAAGATGCTTTAGTTGAGGTTGATTCAGATAATAAAAGTTATTACGAAGAAAACTTTAAAAAGTTTGCAGAGAAATTAGATTCTTTAGCAAATGAGTACAAAGAAAAGTTTAATGGATTAGCTAATAAAGACTTTGTTACTGGTCACGCTGCTTTTGGATACTTATGTAGAGAATTTGGATTAAAACAAGTTAGTGTAGAAAACTTATTTGGAGAGGGAGAAATAACTCCTCAAAAAATGCAAGAGATAGTTGAGTTCTGTAAGAAAAATGATATAAAAACAATTTTTATGCCTGAGTTAGCAAGTGAAAAAATTTCTCAAACTTTAGCTAATGAAGTTGGTGGAAAAATTGAAAAAATATATACTCTAGAAAGCAATGAAGATGGTATAAGTTATATAGATGCTATGAAAGAAAATCTTTCAAAAATATATAATGCATTATCATCACAAAAATAA
- the ptsG gene encoding glucose-specific PTS transporter subunit IIBC, producing the protein MKKAFGVLQRIGKALMLPVALLPAAGLLLGFGSMFQDPQFLSLVPALNAGWFQLIATIMSDAGNIIFSNLALLFAVGVAVGLSEGDGVAGLAAIVGFLILNVTMGIGGGITADIVAGTKNGMYATVLGIPTLQTGVFGGIIMGVIASALYKRFYKIELPSYLGFFAGKRFVPIITAISALILGGIMVFVWPPIQGALLYFSQNMISANQTLSALLFGIIERALIPFGLHHIWYNPFWFQFGEYTNKAGQLIMGDNQIFFAQLRDGVPFTAGTFMTGKFPFMMFGLPAAALAMYHEAKPGKKKIASGILFSAALTSFLTGITEPLEFAFLFVAPVLFAIHCVLAGLSFMIMQLLNVKIGMTFSGGLLDFILLGVIPNRTRWWLVILVGLGFAVIYYFLFRFFIRKFDLKTPGREDDDIFDDMDNETVNDDLAAEILIALGGAGNINKLDACITRLRVTVNDSSKVNKERLKELGAAGVMQVGENIQAIFGGKSDILKTQIREIMNGMGEK; encoded by the coding sequence ATGAAGAAAGCTTTTGGAGTTTTACAAAGAATAGGTAAAGCTTTGATGTTACCAGTTGCTTTATTACCAGCGGCAGGTTTATTACTTGGATTTGGATCAATGTTTCAAGATCCTCAGTTTTTAAGCTTAGTGCCAGCATTAAATGCAGGGTGGTTTCAATTAATAGCTACAATAATGTCTGATGCAGGTAATATAATATTTTCAAACTTAGCATTATTATTCGCAGTTGGGGTAGCTGTAGGATTATCAGAAGGAGACGGTGTTGCAGGTCTTGCAGCAATAGTTGGTTTTTTAATACTTAATGTAACAATGGGAATTGGTGGAGGAATAACTGCCGACATAGTTGCTGGTACTAAAAATGGTATGTATGCCACAGTTCTTGGAATACCAACACTTCAAACTGGAGTATTTGGTGGAATTATTATGGGAGTTATAGCCTCAGCTTTATATAAAAGGTTCTATAAGATAGAATTACCTTCATACTTAGGATTCTTTGCAGGTAAAAGATTTGTCCCAATAATAACTGCTATTTCTGCCTTAATTCTTGGAGGAATAATGGTATTTGTATGGCCTCCAATACAAGGTGCCTTATTGTACTTCTCACAAAATATGATAAGTGCTAATCAAACCCTATCAGCTTTATTATTTGGAATAATAGAAAGAGCATTAATTCCATTTGGATTACATCATATTTGGTATAATCCATTCTGGTTCCAATTTGGAGAATACACAAATAAAGCAGGTCAATTAATAATGGGAGATAATCAAATATTCTTTGCCCAATTAAGAGATGGAGTTCCATTTACAGCAGGTACATTTATGACTGGAAAGTTCCCATTTATGATGTTTGGATTGCCAGCTGCAGCCTTAGCAATGTATCATGAAGCTAAACCAGGTAAAAAGAAAATAGCTTCAGGTATTTTATTCTCAGCTGCCTTAACTTCCTTCTTAACAGGAATTACTGAACCTTTAGAGTTTGCATTCTTATTTGTTGCGCCAGTATTATTTGCAATCCACTGTGTATTAGCAGGGTTATCCTTTATGATAATGCAATTATTAAATGTTAAAATAGGTATGACTTTCTCGGGGGGACTTTTAGACTTTATACTATTAGGAGTAATTCCAAATAGAACTAGATGGTGGTTAGTAATACTTGTAGGATTAGGCTTTGCTGTAATTTACTATTTCTTATTTAGATTCTTTATTAGAAAGTTTGATCTTAAGACTCCAGGTAGAGAAGATGATGATATATTTGATGATATGGATAATGAAACTGTAAATGATGACTTAGCTGCTGAAATTTTAATAGCTTTAGGTGGTGCAGGAAATATAAATAAATTAGATGCTTGCATAACTAGATTAAGAGTTACAGTTAACGATTCAAGCAAAGTTAATAAAGAAAGATTAAAAGAGCTTGGAGCAGCTGGGGTAATGCAAGTTGGAGAAAATATTCAAGCTATATTTGGTGGAAAATCAGATATACTTAAAACTCAAATTAGAGAAATTATGAATGGCATGGGAGAAAAGTAG
- a CDS encoding MutS family DNA mismatch repair protein, which produces MENRKDIYEKRIEEYSSALKRLKRDYNIISALRLVVSLSILFFIYYAYSIGSISFGIILFLLNSILFLYLAKVHEGIVNKISKREALIDVNKKEILRLEGKWREFNDLGEEYLDNKHPFINDLDIFGKNSLFQWINETGTVYGREKLSHLLKLEELPNKEEILLRQEALKELSKKVDFRHEFIASLKDKKGKKEKYLGEWLKEDSKAISPLLNILRIIMPVINIGITILVGMNIISWQILLISLVISYGILKLGNKEVIKGLNIFEDLKYRIKTYVEALELIEKENFQSNIIQGIKSNLDIKGKSASKELKSLEKITSWLYDRGNAFYLLLNCYLLWDYQILSKLEKWKSSNKDEFYKWMISLGDLEALVSLAGFTYNNHGWAIPKINDDYTLKGKNLSHPMLGEKGVGNSFDINKDKRVILITGSNMSGKSTFLRTVGFNCILAYLGLPVKGESFEAPILKVYTCMRTGDNLEESISSFYAEILRIKIIVEGVKRGEKILFLLDEIFKGTNSLDRHEGAEILINQLLEGNTLGLVSTHDFELCDMEKKDSTIQNYNFREYYEDNKLKFDYILRKGVSQTRNARYLMKMAGIDIE; this is translated from the coding sequence ATGGAGAATAGAAAAGATATTTATGAAAAAAGAATAGAAGAGTATTCAAGTGCTTTAAAGAGATTAAAGAGAGACTATAATATAATCAGCGCATTAAGATTAGTAGTTTCTTTAAGTATTTTATTTTTTATTTACTACGCTTATAGCATAGGATCAATAAGCTTTGGAATCATATTATTTTTGCTAAATTCTATATTATTTTTATATTTAGCAAAGGTTCATGAAGGTATAGTAAATAAAATAAGTAAAAGAGAAGCTCTTATAGATGTTAATAAAAAAGAGATTCTTAGGTTAGAGGGAAAGTGGAGAGAATTTAATGACTTAGGAGAAGAATATTTAGATAATAAGCATCCTTTTATAAATGACTTAGATATATTCGGGAAAAATTCTTTGTTTCAATGGATAAATGAAACTGGTACTGTTTATGGAAGAGAGAAATTAAGTCATTTATTAAAGTTAGAAGAACTTCCAAATAAAGAAGAAATTTTATTAAGACAGGAGGCTTTAAAGGAGCTTTCTAAAAAAGTGGATTTTAGACATGAATTTATAGCTTCATTAAAAGATAAAAAAGGAAAAAAAGAGAAGTATTTAGGAGAATGGTTAAAAGAAGACAGTAAAGCCATATCACCTTTATTAAATATTCTTAGAATAATAATGCCAGTAATAAATATTGGAATTACTATTTTAGTTGGTATGAATATTATTTCATGGCAAATATTATTAATTTCTCTTGTTATAAGTTATGGTATTTTGAAGCTTGGCAATAAGGAAGTTATTAAAGGATTAAATATATTTGAAGATTTAAAATATAGAATAAAAACTTATGTAGAGGCTTTAGAGTTAATAGAAAAAGAGAATTTCCAGTCAAATATAATACAAGGTATAAAAAGTAACTTAGATATTAAGGGTAAAAGTGCTAGTAAAGAGCTTAAAAGCTTAGAAAAGATAACTAGCTGGCTTTATGATAGGGGAAATGCCTTTTATCTTTTATTAAACTGTTATTTACTTTGGGATTATCAAATTCTATCAAAGCTTGAAAAGTGGAAGAGTTCTAATAAAGATGAGTTTTATAAATGGATGATTTCTTTAGGAGATTTAGAGGCTTTAGTTTCTTTAGCTGGATTTACTTATAATAATCATGGATGGGCTATACCAAAAATAAATGATGACTATACTTTAAAGGGAAAAAATCTTAGCCATCCAATGTTAGGAGAAAAGGGCGTTGGAAACAGTTTTGATATTAATAAGGATAAGAGAGTAATCTTAATAACAGGATCTAATATGTCAGGTAAGAGTACATTTTTAAGAACTGTTGGATTCAACTGTATATTAGCTTATCTAGGACTTCCTGTAAAAGGAGAAAGTTTTGAAGCGCCAATATTAAAAGTTTATACTTGTATGAGAACTGGAGATAATCTTGAAGAAAGTATATCTTCATTTTATGCAGAGATACTTAGAATAAAGATTATAGTTGAAGGAGTAAAAAGAGGAGAAAAGATTTTATTCTTGTTAGATGAAATATTTAAAGGAACAAACTCTTTAGATAGACATGAGGGAGCAGAGATATTAATAAATCAACTTTTAGAAGGAAATACCTTAGGATTAGTTTCAACTCATGATTTTGAACTTTGCGATATGGAGAAAAAAGATTCTACTATACAAAATTATAATTTTAGAGAATATTATGAGGATAATAAATTAAAGTTTGATTATATTTTAAGAAAAGGTGTTTCACAAACAAGAAATGCTAGATATTTAATGAAGATGGCTGGAATAGATATTGAATAA
- a CDS encoding DUF262 domain-containing protein has protein sequence MFTEKVKAKEYYIKDLLSNKFLFEIPDYQRAYSWTKENLKQLVEDIWESVELNKARGNKEFDQYEPYFLGSIVLCSKEYKDDGCGIYDVIDGQQRLTSIIMLIAAIRDLIDNEEYKKVLSDLIYQKPNVLMGIKESIRVKARGKEEEFFKKYILTNGGTELVKDLDMEELSEAKQNMVNAIEVFRDSFFNENGELLEEKLNEFIVYLLQKVVLVVITTESFTSAFRLFNVINARGLPLTDSDLLKSENLRVMNPEIRKEYTDIWESHEQDLGKEKLDQIIGFMRTMKLKNKVEESVYEEFSKKIFRNEPEYLGVNFVNHLTAVKALYDKYIIDGNLEGVSEEEKSYYKNLINIMREFLPYDDWMAAVIRFAEKFNDDKLVLEFVKVLEKRLVIDWVNGNSFADRLNRVYGILEAIEEKDSLEEIKEAPVFLYDLERTTAYFENALNDIDFYSKGRMMIPKYIFVRLDMEKRANEVLDYSDKIMIEHVLPRNAKEAYWKDNFSADQRRNWANKFGNLVIITGAKNTRANNKPFAEKVEQYLSKKSDFAITKEVLELSDWNMDSLKDRHESLVNRALELWTKF, from the coding sequence TTGTTTACAGAAAAGGTAAAAGCAAAAGAATATTACATAAAGGATTTATTAAGTAATAAGTTCTTATTTGAAATCCCAGATTATCAAAGAGCATATTCTTGGACTAAAGAAAATTTAAAGCAATTAGTTGAGGATATTTGGGAGTCAGTAGAACTAAATAAAGCAAGAGGAAATAAAGAGTTTGATCAATATGAGCCATATTTCTTAGGAAGTATTGTTTTATGTTCTAAGGAATATAAAGATGATGGCTGTGGAATATATGATGTAATAGATGGACAACAAAGACTTACATCTATAATCATGTTAATTGCTGCAATAAGAGATTTAATAGATAATGAAGAGTATAAAAAAGTATTATCTGATTTAATATATCAAAAACCAAATGTTCTTATGGGAATTAAAGAGAGCATAAGAGTTAAGGCTAGAGGAAAAGAAGAAGAGTTCTTTAAAAAGTACATATTAACTAATGGTGGAACAGAATTAGTTAAAGATTTAGACATGGAAGAACTTTCAGAAGCTAAACAAAATATGGTTAATGCAATAGAAGTATTTAGAGATAGTTTCTTTAATGAAAATGGAGAACTTTTAGAAGAAAAGTTAAATGAGTTTATAGTTTATTTACTTCAAAAAGTTGTACTAGTTGTAATAACAACAGAATCATTTACTTCAGCATTTAGATTATTCAATGTAATAAATGCAAGAGGATTACCTTTAACAGATTCAGATCTTTTAAAGAGTGAAAACTTAAGAGTTATGAATCCTGAAATAAGAAAAGAGTACACTGATATTTGGGAAAGTCATGAACAAGATTTAGGTAAGGAAAAACTAGATCAAATCATAGGTTTCATGAGAACAATGAAGCTTAAAAATAAAGTTGAAGAAAGCGTATATGAAGAGTTTAGCAAAAAGATATTTAGAAATGAACCAGAATATCTAGGAGTTAACTTTGTAAATCATTTAACTGCTGTAAAAGCTTTATATGACAAGTATATAATAGACGGTAATCTTGAAGGAGTATCAGAGGAAGAAAAATCTTATTATAAAAACTTAATAAACATAATGAGAGAATTCTTACCATATGATGATTGGATGGCAGCAGTTATTAGATTTGCTGAGAAATTCAATGATGATAAGTTAGTCTTAGAATTTGTTAAAGTTCTAGAAAAAAGACTTGTTATTGATTGGGTAAACGGAAATTCATTTGCTGATAGATTAAATAGAGTTTATGGAATTTTAGAAGCTATAGAAGAAAAAGATTCTTTAGAAGAAATAAAAGAAGCACCAGTATTCTTATATGACTTAGAGAGAACAACTGCATACTTTGAAAATGCTTTAAATGATATAGATTTCTATAGCAAAGGTAGAATGATGATACCTAAGTATATCTTCGTAAGACTTGATATGGAAAAGAGAGCTAATGAAGTTTTAGATTATAGCGATAAGATTATGATAGAGCATGTTCTTCCTAGAAATGCTAAAGAAGCTTATTGGAAAGATAACTTCTCAGCTGATCAAAGAAGGAACTGGGCTAATAAGTTTGGTAACTTAGTTATAATAACAGGTGCTAAAAATACTAGAGCTAACAATAAACCATTTGCTGAAAAAGTTGAACAATACTTAAGTAAGAAAAGTGATTTTGCTATAACTAAAGAAGTTTTAGAATTATCTGATTGGAATATGGATTCATTAAAAGATAGACATGAAAGCTTAGTTAATAGAGCATTAGAACTTTGGACTAAGTTTTAG
- a CDS encoding 3'-5' exonuclease translates to MGYVIIDLEFNNMQNITKFYPNIYNEQKDLKELDSYNEIIEIGAIKLNKFMQEVDEFKTYIKPSVFKVLNPKIIDITGITEDHLKDGIKFEDAMDNLKDFIGEDDILCSWATDDIVHIVNNAKYHSYKNISWIKKYIDIQKYCTKILAHKKSLSLKHALEELKIKMDKSKLHDALNDAVYTAEVFKRLYNGKKVKEYIVEDVYNMPSIRVKDLKNYNLECEDVEFKCPKCNIKVEMDHPFRLFSWRFVSIGKCPKCNRNVRQEVVLKKTLSGNLVYESTNSLINDTEYIDLDYKFKKLAK, encoded by the coding sequence ATGGGGTATGTAATAATAGACCTAGAATTTAATAATATGCAAAATATTACAAAATTTTATCCTAATATTTATAATGAGCAGAAAGATTTAAAGGAATTAGATTCCTATAATGAAATAATAGAGATTGGGGCTATAAAATTAAATAAGTTCATGCAAGAAGTTGATGAGTTTAAGACATATATTAAACCATCAGTATTTAAGGTTTTAAATCCAAAGATAATAGATATAACAGGAATAACTGAAGATCATTTAAAAGATGGAATTAAATTCGAAGATGCCATGGACAACCTTAAAGATTTTATTGGGGAAGATGATATACTTTGTTCCTGGGCTACTGATGATATTGTTCACATAGTTAATAATGCTAAGTATCATTCATATAAGAATATAAGTTGGATAAAAAAATATATTGATATACAAAAATATTGTACAAAGATATTAGCGCATAAAAAATCTTTAAGCTTAAAACATGCTTTAGAAGAGTTAAAGATAAAAATGGATAAAAGTAAACTACATGATGCACTAAATGATGCTGTTTATACGGCAGAGGTTTTTAAAAGATTATATAATGGTAAAAAGGTAAAAGAGTATATAGTAGAAGATGTCTACAATATGCCTTCTATAAGGGTTAAAGATTTAAAGAATTATAATTTAGAGTGTGAAGATGTAGAATTTAAATGCCCTAAATGTAATATTAAAGTTGAAATGGACCATCCTTTTAGATTATTTAGTTGGAGATTTGTATCAATAGGAAAATGTCCAAAATGCAATAGAAATGTTAGACAAGAGGTTGTACTAAAAAAGACCTTATCAGGCAATTTAGTTTATGAATCTACAAACTCTTTAATAAATGACACAGAATACATTGATCTTGACTATAAATTTAAAAAGTTAGCTAAATGA